The stretch of DNA TCTTCGCTGCCAAAAACCTTCCATCGTCATCTCGTAGAACCCATCCAAATCCCATTGCATTGTTAGTATTATCAAATGCAGCGTCTACATTGAGCTTAATTCTCCCATTTCCTGGCTTTACCCATCTCACGCTGGAAGCAGGTGCACTGCCATGGTACACTGGATTATTATTTGCATGCTTCCAATTCTCTAAAAATGACATAGCTTTTTTAAGCATTGAATTACTATCAAAAGCTAATTGATTCCAAACATACATAATCATTACGGCTAGCCCACATTCCCCAATACACCATAACAAATGTAGAAAGCATATCAATATTCAAATCATTAACATATCCAAAAAACCAATCAGTAATGTTGTTACCATTTGCATGAACAGATGCAGGTAAGCCAAGCATATTCCAAATTCGGACAGCTTCTCTACAATTAGCAAACATATGACTGGCACTTTCATTGACTTCCCTGCACATATGACACAATAATGAGCAGTGGATATGTTTCGACCAGAAGGGCATCCATAGTTGGCAAAAACGAAGAGGCCAACTGCCAACAGAAGGTTTTAACTTTTGGCGGTACATGCAAATTCCATAATTTAGTCCAAGGTCGGTCATCCCGAACCAAGCCTATTAACTGTTTATAGCATGACTTAACAGTGTAGTCCCCTTTTTGATCCCAATACCAAACCCACGAGTCTGGTGGTTTACGCAAACTAATGGGAATGTTCAAAATTAAACCAGCATCTCGATCATTAAATATGCTTCTAATTTTATTCACATTCCAAGCCGTACCTTGATCATTAAAAAATGTGGCAACCGGAGAATTATACACTTCTTCTGCTACTGGCGTTTGAATATACGGCTCATCATCAACAGGTAACCAAGCATCCTTTCCAACAAATGTGTCTAGGCCATTACCCACACTACGTCGGCAACCATGTCTCAAAATGTTTTGCACTTCCCATAATCCTCGCCAAATAAATGAAGGGTTATTCCCAGCAGCTGCATCAAAATAGGAACATTTAGGAAAATAACGTGCCTTATAGACAGGTGCAACTAATGATGTGGGTTTCGTGATTATACGCTAGGCTTGCTTACTGAGTAAGGATAAATTCATTTCATGAAGTTTCCTAAACCCCATGCCTCCAGCCGCTTTCGGAATCGATAGTCCGCTCCAAGATCTCCACCTCAAGCCCTTGCCCGTACCTACAGCACCAGTCCACCAATATTCATTCATAAGTGTTTCAATCTCCATGCATAACCCTGTTGGTAATAGAAAAACCATCATGGCATAAGATGGCATAGCCTGGATTACATTCTTCAAAAGTACTTCTCTTCCCGCACGAGATAGAAACTTGACATTCCAACTACGAACCCGGGACAGGATCCGGTCTTTAAGAAAACCCAAAATCTCTTTTTTCCTCCTTCCAACTAAAGAAGGTAGCCCCAAATATTTACTCGTAGTATTGCCCTCTGTAACCCCAAGAATCTGAACCACATCATTGCGAACTGGCTGAGTAACATTTGTACTGAAACACACTGCTGACttatcataatttattttttgaccaGATGCTGCAGAATAAACATCAAGAACAGCTCGCATACACAAACTTTCTTgacttataataatttatagtaGTATATTTATACTCcaaaaaatctcaaaaataatattgattgaaattttAGCAAATATGATATATCTATATTCAAACTTGTAGGATATCAAGATAttggttggtttttttttttcttttttaatgtaagactaaattttggtaaattaaaatgaatggtGGATGATAGAATTCATTTGTACTTTTACCTATTGATACATATGTTTGATATTAAACATAAATGTTTACAAGTTCTTATCAATGCTATTAAGTATcacttttgaaaaataaaaatgttcaatGAATAAAGATAGTATTATAAAACagtctatatctatataaaacTTATTGCTTCAATTATAtgttaaattcaaaatatttttgaaagtgTGTGTAAGAAAATAATGTCTCTTATTACTAATTATGCATCCTATAATTCcatctataattttatttttttttttttttgtatttttgctattttttatttattaggaAACTTTTATGCATGCATTGTGCGCGGATGACTGCAATTGGTCTTTCCTAGACATGTGATTCTCATATGATATGTCTCATATACACGCACAAAGTATTATTTGACACTAGGTAGCCCCTTTTTCCTTTCAAACGGCTTCTTTCTTGACTTTATCAAAAGCACCAAGAATCATTTTATTAAGCTGCTCCCTCTATTTCTCAGTATTGATAAACATGAAAATTGGAATCACATCTCGGATCATTATTTACTTGAGTGCAATcaattaaatgtaaatttagactcatactaaaaagaaagaaatattaGAAGTCCCAATGGTGTGTTGTTGTGTCTGTTAACACATAATCTTTTTAAggtggactgcacatttatgttatatattatatgctcaacatgtggacaataatctttttttttttttttcgggtggtaccaaattgaaacatgtgctccatttcaactaagctaatagttggactgcacatttatgttaatatatattaacacaAATTATCAATATAATTTGTCTCCGTGACTTATGGTATTATCATTTCgctattacattttcatatcaGTTATTCGTTCTtaataattggatttaataattcGGGACACCCggattaattaaatccatcattggtgctcTCATTGAGAGCTCGACGTACAGGCTCGAGTGTGCTCCACAATCCAAATGGCGAGATTCAACTCTCCCTATTTCTACAATTCTTTCAACTACCCCAATGGGCTTTTCGAAGCAGATGAGTCACTATGTAGTTGTTGTACAATGTACACATATTCTTACTTcttgaaatatatacaaatCTCCATCCCCGCAACCAAACCAAACCATAATTAAAATGCAACGAAGTGAGGGAATCAAGTCAATgacaatgccactctcgtggacattgcaTACCACCAAAATTCTAACCCCATTCTCATGGTGATTACATTAGGTGAGACATTAAATCAAACACCTTGGGTGCATCTTCCCTTccaactcccttttctcaagggcaagttagaaatgtgaaagGGTTGGGATAAGTTAAGTTTGAGGACAAGGGAATTATTCtgaattttgtaatattaaagaaaagaaaaatcaagTTAATGTCATTTTAAAGTTGTCACATTTGGGTGACCCGGACcattaaacggacggagaaagatccgtgaatttaccaaaaaaaataaaaattgtcacaTTTGTTGTGAAAGTGAAACACACtcgaaaattgaaaaaagatcTGGAATTTGCAAACTAAAATGCTTGTTGTCCATAACTTCACATGTGTCGCTAGTTGGTTTAATATGCCACAAATAATTTACAAAAAGTTAATCAATTAAACACTTACACATGAATTGTAATGTACCAACATTATTGATAATATgccacaaatataatattttttttgagggaTAATCCTATTCAAGTAGGTGATTTGAGCCggtcaattataaataatttaagttgatttttttttttgtgatcatTTATCAGATAGAGTCACAATGCAATATTTATCCAACGCACACCCTATAAATGTAAAATTCCTTAATCGAATCTAAAATAGTCTCATAGAGTTGAGATACTAGATGTCGGTCATGTTTGGTTAATGGCAGATTCACTAAAATTTTGGCAGATCTGTCAACTTTAACATTGATCATTGTTAAAACGCTAAAATAACCGTTCGGTAAATCAATGATTTGTTTCAAATTGATGAGAACACAAAAGTTGCCTTGGGCAACATTTGGGATtgacattttgggaaaaaagtCATCTTTTTTCAAAACACccttatttatatatttcttaaaaaaaattgtaatgttGCTTTAATAAAGAGCCTTAAAGGCTAAAACTAATGGAGCATAACCATGTGTATACCTTTAGGTCATTTTACTggttaacttttaatttaaacaattaattttattaaatatcttTTTACAAATCATTGATAcaatttattagtcaaatccATTATTACAATCCGCTAACATAATTTGCTAATCGCTAATTGCCAAACAATACTATCGTGTAGTCGTGTgaaaaaacatgaaaaaaatagTATGAATGATGAAGGTAAAATAGACATTGCAAATTAATTGCTAACATATcctccatatttttttttctggttaTCTTCTCTTTTGCTAATCTCTTTTgagttttgaatttaaaaagcaGATATacccaaaataattttatgattatctttaagtaaataataatattgaaaaatgGGAAAATTTGTAATCCGATCCGCCCCTTGCTCGGATTCAGTTTTATAACCTAATATAAGTAATGCGTAGCAGTTGTATTACAACTCAAATACACCAAACCTTATTCGATCATCCCTATATATGTTCTCAGATCTTTCCCTAATTGCTAGAAGCATTGAATTGTTCCATCTTTGAAACTACTCGATCTCGATGGAGAATTGCAAATTGCCAAGGGATATGGTGGTTGATATTTTATCGAGATTACCGGTAAAGTCTCTTATGCGATTTAAGTGTGTTTCTAAATTTTTCTATGATTTGATAAAAAGTGATCACCACTTCATGAACAAACACTATGAGATCAGCAAAGCAAAAACCGATTGTGTTCTTTTAGAGGCTTATTGGGATGAGGCTGGTTGGAATGCTAAACAATATTATTTGCTTTACAAAGAATTTGAGGATAATGAGATTGGATGCATATACTTAGACATCCCAAGAACCCCAACCTCAAGAGTGGTGTCGGTTAAGTGTTGTAAAGGTATGTTATGCTTGATTTCGACCAAGGATTTTAGACTTAAACCTGATGAATACCTTGTTTATGATATTTTGATATGGAATCCATCCATTAGGAAAGCTGAAGTCTTACCCTCGGTTACCGTCCCTTACAGAGCACCTTGTGATGCAGGTGTATATAACCATTTTGGATTTGGAATTTCTAACAACATGACTTGGAAGGTTGTCATACTATTAGATATTTGTTCTTTAGATGGCAGTACTATTCACCAAATCACAATGGTTTATAGTAAAGATCATAGTGATTCTTGGAGTTTGAGACAAATTAATCCGGTTATATCTTGTAGAGATATTTCGttcaatgatttttatttaaaagggaGGCACTATTGGCGGGCCCACGAAAGGTATTACGACGATGATGAATACTTCATCAATGATGAATGCTTGATTTGGTTTGACATGAATGATGAGGTGTTTGGGACGATTGAGTTGCCATCTAATTTGTGTACCGTCTCAATAATGAATGAGACTGTTGCTTTACTTGTGAGTAATTACAAGAATTTTGAATGCATTATTGATATTTGGTTAATGATTGAAAATGACGACAATACTAATTGGCGTTATCAAGCAAGCATAGATTGCGctcaattcaatatatataataatctttCACATTCGACACCAATAGGAATTTGGAATGTGGATGGTGAATTGCTTGCATTTGTAGACTGTGATTGGGATGGTTTGGAACCGGATCATGTTGGAGTAGCATACTTCGTATCTCTAGATTTGGTAACTCAAGAAAGGAAGGTATTCTCTTTAAGTAGAGAAAGGAAAAGTATTACTATGGCATCAAATTCAACTACGGGCCATTTTCAAGTTTACAACGAGAGGAATATTGATATACTAGAAGAATGGAAACACAAAATTTTTGGCCGTGAGGGAATATATGCTCGAGTCTACTACGAAAGTCTACATTCACCATAAGATACATTGTTTATTTAATTCTCTCAGTCTTGTGCACGGAGCTATGTGATAGTGGAGTAAGATatcttcatgtttttttttttttttgaaaactacgaAAGTCCTACTCTTTATATGCATTAACAAGatgatatttttgaaatatgatttGTAATTACATCAAGGTTGGTGTGATTTATTAGTCggatggttattattattattattattatttttaaattatgaaataattccCTTCCCTTGAAGTGTGCTTTTGCAATATTGGaaatcatatgtatatatgtatattcacatcttcttttaaaaaaaatcgtaGATGTCATTAACTACTTTGATCTATAATACCACACATTAAAGTGGGCtttaatattagaaaaattcataaaataattcattttcatgatTACAAAAATGTAAGATAATAAGCAAGTTatggggtttttttttattcGATTAATTCTGTTAACAATCACACCGAATTNNNNNNNNNNNNNNNNNNNNNNNNNNNNNNNNNNNNNNNNNNNNNNNNNNNNNNNNNNNNNNNNNNNNNNNNNNNNNNNNNNNNNNNNNNNNNNNNNNNNNNNNNNNNNNNNNNNNNNNNNNNNNNN from Ipomoea triloba cultivar NCNSP0323 chromosome 7, ASM357664v1 encodes:
- the LOC116024448 gene encoding F-box protein At1g30790-like — protein: MENCKLPRDMVVDILSRLPVKSLMRFKCVSKFFYDLIKSDHHFMNKHYEISKAKTDCVLLEAYWDEAGWNAKQYYLLYKEFEDNEIGCIYLDIPRTPTSRVVSVKCCKGMLCLISTKDFRLKPDEYLVYDILIWNPSIRKAEVLPSVTVPYRAPCDAGVYNHFGFGISNNMTWKVVILLDICSLDGSTIHQITMVYSKDHSDSWSLRQINPVISCRDISFNDFYLKGRHYWRAHERYYDDDEYFINDECLIWFDMNDEVFGTIELPSNLCTVSIMNETVALLVSNYKNFECIIDIWLMIENDDNTNWRYQASIDCAQFNIYNNLSHSTPIGIWNVDGELLAFVDCDWDGLEPDHVGVAYFVSLDLVTQERKVFSLSRERKSITMASNSTTGHFQVYNERNIDILEEWKHKIFGREGIYARVYYESLHSP